The sequence GGCGGGTTTGATTAACGACGATTCAGACAAGACAGAAAAGGACAAGgctgaagaaatttctaGATTGATGCGTAAGGTTACCAAGAAACCAAAGACTAAGCCAAAGGTTACTTTGGTTGTTGCCTCGGGTAGGAACAAAGGTTTGGCAGGTAGACCAAAGGGCGTTAAAGGTAAATATAAGATGGTTGATGGCGTCATGAAGAATGAACAAAGAGCCTTAAGACGTATCGCAAAGAAGCAtcataagaaaaaatagtaaCAAAGagcattattttttccactcCCTTGtacaatattgaaaaataaaagaaagtaatAGATATATTATGTATACATAGAATCAATCAAATAATCATTAAAAGAACTTCTAAGAAGCCTGTCGTTTTTGCATCAAAACACTACGAGTGCTTAATCGAACCATTTTATTCCTGTTTTACTGACGTTCTCTTTTTGTTGTTACCAAATACcttggaaaaaatgtatatGATAGAGATGAGTAAGCATAGCAACGTACCATTTTTGATCTTGGAATAATCATTTGTATCAGGTCTTGGAATAGGTACAAGTAGAGTTGTCGAGTTCAAATGGCGGAATGTAGTATCGTCTGTGAAGAGGGATTCATATCCTAGGccttttttataaaaaggGTTGCGGGAAACTTTATTGTCACCTGTATCGCAGGCTAATATAACTTCTGGATCGAATGCAACCTCCAATCTATCCCCTTCACCATTAGAAGGTTCAATATATCTAGAATGTAATGTCACTTCATTCATAGTGCCGGCCTTCAATTCAAAGATGCTCTCGGAACCCCATGCCTTATCTCGAAGGGAGTATTCTGGTAATTCTAAGTCGTCTTCTCCAAAAAGTAGTAAGGGAGAGGATTGGAACTTATCGACAAATAATTCTAAAGGCAATTGCAAGTGCATTAAGTACATACATTGCGGGCGTTCTTCGAAACCTGTGAGATCAATCATGACTTTTGGGTGCAAACCAACGGGTTGATTCAAATATACTGATGTCGTAGTTGGGGAGTGATTATAGGCGATATGGCCCTGTTTATACAATAAAGATGTTTTCTGACATCTTTCCAGCTTACTATCGTCCATTCTCCAATTACAACGTATTCCACCAATATCAACATCACTTTCATCACTGGCATCCACAAAGAATATACCCACTTCAAGTTTCTCATCCTTCACTTTGCCAATTGTAAATTCTTCACCCTGTTTCAACAGACGATACTCAACAATTTGGATTTGTGAGGGCTCCACTGTTATATCATATGTGAAATTTTCCGGATTCCAGAGCAGGTTCAAATCTACTTCGGGAGGTAAGTGCTGCTCTATATCAAACTTCTCACTATGAAATGAATTGTAGACGGGGTTACTAATAAATCTTTCTGGCACCTTCGAAGAATTTGAGTAAACTGAAAATCCGGCACTCAGTTCATTCTCAATAACGCTCAATTCTCTAGTCAAATCTGCTCTGGGCCTCCAAGTGATTCTCGTAAAGGATTCATCCATGCTTTCGGTCCTCTCTAATAGCCACCTTTGTTGTAAAACCACGCCAGCACCGCCACGAACAGTCAAATGGGTGTCATTTTGACTCATATGGTTACCAATATCCTCAGGAGCATTATAGAGCACAGTTACTCTATGTCTTGTCACCATTACTTAGCTAGGAACACACTCCTTGCGTTTATTCTCCACACGATTTGATCAAGATTAGCGTTTCCTTtatttgatcttttttatcAGGGGGACCTTCAGGGAAAGCAACTTTttcaggaaaaaaaataatcaaCTTTCATTTCATATGTAATcaatcattcaaaaaactATTAACAAGAGTCAAGAAGGCAAAGTTCTGCAGTTAGTGTATTGCAACAATACTCTTACACGACAAAGTTTTAGTTTTCCCCTTCTACCTGTATTGTTCCTCTGTGGTCGATTGTGTTTATAGATTGGGAGCTCTTTTCGTGTTTCGCACTAAGAGCATATTGTTAATCATAAAGGCCACTGAAACTTACCTGCATTTGTCTACTTGAAGATACATTCCAACTAATTACATTCATTTCGTTTCAAAAAGCGTTTCAAAACCATCGGCAATCATTTCACGCTCCTTCTCAGAATAGGAAAATGCCCAATACGCATACTCAACATGTGCAAATATCAGAGCCAAATCCTGTAAATACTTTGTCTACTCCATCAAAAAGAGGTCACCGCCATCGCAGGTCACTAGCAATATCAGGagattttgattttttaaaCCAGCCTGCAGCAATTGTGAATTTGCCACCTCCACAAGCAGCTGAAAATTGTCCTGCAACTGCCCCAACTTTCGTATCAAACACGCTATCGCCAATACGCTATAATAAATTTCCTTGCAAAACCAATGAAGACGCTGGAACGTTAGATTTGCCTGAACCAAGATTTTATCCGTTATCGCCAAAGAACAACTTGCAAACACCGAGTCCTCGATTTTTCATTAGTGAAGAGCCAAGTTTCTCATCGCCAGTTAAAGGAGTCCCTGATGCCATTATCAACCTTGACGATGCGTTGAAGACAAAACCCAGGTCATTCAAGTCACATAGAAGGTCTGAATCCGCACCTCCCGACTTAGAGGTTATGGTTGGTAAAGGCGACTGTACAGCTAGTTCCAACTCTATgattaaagaagaagaggacTCTTTAATTGAAtcagaaacaaaaaatgaacCGTACCAGCAAGAACTTCCGACAGCTCTATTATCCCCACTGCGGCCCTCCCTTTGTGTATCTGAACAGGCCATTGATGTAGATGACTCAGTCCTTAATGGGTCTCCGACCCATCACAATCATGGAATGCAAAACCCTAATGCGCGGAATTCCAACACATTCAATTCGTTGAAGATCAAAGGCCAAAAGCAAAGGTATTACCACTATACAAAGCAGTTACCTTTGACCGCGGGCTGTGACTCACAATCTccaaaagaacaaaagtCGGCCGCCCCAGCGACAATTAATCAGGCAATGACACCTTCTTCTCTGGCCTATACCCCTTCAAAACTAGCGTCTACACCGGCAACACCAGTATCGTATTACGATAGCAATGCGGGCATTAACTTGGAAGATGATAACTATCCACTAAAAGATACCCCTAGATATGCCAAGGacaattttccaaaaaagtGTGGTAATTCACAGCTTAATCGTGTGTTGGATACTGATAAAAGACACGATTTTAGCGGAGAAGcgagaagaagaagatcgGGCAGTCCTATCTCTCACATGCAACACCGCAACTTGATTGATAATATGAAGGGTAGACGGAACAGTAACACGATAAACTCGATTTTCAATTACAAGAGTCAACATTATGAAATGCCTTACGATGATATGATgaaaaacgaaaacaataatgcaCAGTCCATGCCCTTTTCAATCAACGGTGCTGACAATGAAAGTAGTATCGGAGGAGTTACCTTGAAAGAGGATCACGCACCCTTTCAACACTCTCCTGTCAAATCCTGCACGCCTGACGGTAAAGAAGGAATCAATAGACTCAAAAGTAATGACAGTAATGAATATTCCACATTTGAAGGACAGATCAGAACCGATTCGCAACTAAGTAAGGACATTCTCATGGGTGAACCAGGTGACATGGTTGATCTGTCTTCTTTTGTCACCACACTGAGGAAGGCCTCAAATGAAACTGGCGACTTGGCCTTTAATTTATCCCAGGATGATAAGAATGATACCAATAATGCACCGAAAGCCATCCATACAAACAACAGCGCGGCAGAAAGTAATGAAAGCTGGTGTATTAGCGACAGTGCGTTGGGAAAGCAAGCGCAGGATGGGGAAGttagaaggaaaagaaaatccaaattAGGACTCTTTAgacatattttttcaagaaagtaATACaacaatattaataataattaatAAAAAGGTGAATTGTAACCTTAGCGGCATTGATTGCATGTAGTTTATAATAAAAGTGtagaataataaataaaaattatcaaagtcattagaaataaaaattgaatagacatatacatatagaAATTACTTTCTATCAtctaaatatatatatatacatgtatACGTGTATAGTTGTACTTGTGAAGGACTCAGTAGTTGTATTCGTTTGGTTTTTGACCAGAAGTATTTGGGAAACCACATTCCAATAAGATATCGTTGATTAATTCAGGTTTTTCAGTAATCTTGGAGAAaacttcatcatttttggTTAAGATCATACCACAGTAACCTGTGGAGTTGAAGCCTATCTTCATTTCATCAGAGAAGGCTTTCGAACGTGGAACGACACAGATCCACTCCTTGGTCAACATAAGATTGTAGGATTTCTTTAGTTCTGGATTTTCGTTCAACCAGTCCTGGAAAAAAGTCAAAGCTCTCTGCAATATGGAGATGTAACACATAGCTAAAAGTTCTTCATCAACAGCTTCTTCGGATTCTGGCATTGGCAAGACAAAATGAGCAAATGAGACTTTAGCATCTTGCAATGGTTCAGTGTTGAAAGTAGGTAGGAAATGTTCCTTACCATTACATAGTCTATCTTGGAAGGTAACGAACTTTTCAGGCATTTGCAGAATTTGCAAATGTTTATGGTCTAGTGAAGAACCACTGGCTGGGCCAGAATTGTAAAAGACCATGTGTCTTTTGTCGGATTCTTCATCGTCCAAGGCACACAGCAATTTATAAGCAGTCAACAAATCGGTTGGGGTCAAAGCATCAGTTTGATGTTGATATTCGTTAGTTACCAATAAAGTGTGCTCAGGGATTACAGGAAATTTGTTTAATAGTAATTTATACGATTTGTCATTGGCACCACCTAATTCTGGGATAACCGTTAATTCTTCCTCAGGTTTACCTAATGGATCCTCTCCTTCTGGAGTTTGACCACGCTCTGGCTTTTCGATCAGACTTGGCATATGGCTAATCAAGTATGGCATACTAGTTTTCGGATCCTTAGTTTTCTTCGTTTCAGTATGGATAAATTTTAAGTTACCATTGTCGAAAGCACTCTTGTACTTGTCACTGATTAAAGATGCAATGTCAGCGGGAATactcatttttatttttgttttcacttttctgtttcttgtAAAATCTATCTGACTGACTTTCAAAATGAACGTATTCTCTTTTGAGgtaaaatataaattaGAAACATTCGTATTGTtagtttcttcattttgaCCTTGTATTGTATTTCCCTGTGcgtgatgaaaaaaaaaaattgaaaaatagaaaaataagagaATCTTCTAGAACATTCCGAAACAGGATAGTTAGCATAGCAATATAGAATAGAAAGGTAGAGAGCAATTCATGAGTCTGGTGCTTTTCACGATGCTTTGTATCCAAGAGTTGCTTCTTGCTGTAGATTATAGGGTTATCGCGAATGCTGTGGTGACATTTGAGCTATTTGCGACGCCGACACTGTAATAACTCTTACTTCCGACGGAACACTTACGATAGTATTCCAAGCCACTTTTTGGAAGGTGATATGTTATCGAGTGATGCTGAGTATTCGCCTTCTAGCAGGCTCATAATGTAGATGGTTGCGCTAGCATCATTCAAGTATGTAGCCATTTACCTTGGTTTTAGTTAAAAAATACAAGCATTTTGGAGCCTTTTCTGGAGCTCAAGTGGATTGACGCCAAAGTCGGACCATTTTGAATGCTTATCTTTTCAAGAGGATATCCTTGAATGTATCCAATTTCATCTATTTCCTGGTGcggtttattattttgtttactTTGTAGTTATCAAAGCTAATATTTTCTACTGtttaaatttctttctaaTATATGTTTGAATTAAAgggaaaataaacaaaacgCAACAAAACGTAACAAAACGTATAAAAACCAATGCAATAAGATAAAAGAATCAAGTTTCGTTAAAGGAAATTATAGGATAGCTAGAACACAAAGTTCGTAtcgaaaagaataatagaGGTAAAATGCTATGTATGTTTCCGATATATAGACACAAAATTAAAACTTCTAAGCTCCTTTCTTTCGTATGCTTCTTCCTGAAGACGTTCTTAGAGGTTCTAATGACTGGGGTTGGCTTAActtcttttggaaaagacTTCCTTTAATGAACTCCAGAGAGATTTTGATCctttctcttcctcttcctcgacagccaaaaagaaatcaggCCCTCCCTCATTATTCAGGCGAAGAGGTTCTGAGGTAGTTGCGTTTCTCTCATTAGGACATTGAACCTCATCTTCCAGCATTTTCGTCATGTAAGACGCAATAGGTTCATCGCACGTAGGAGCATCCACATGGTAATACCTGGACCAAGCGCCACATTGAGTCCCTCTTGGGTAAATACCGCTACAGTATTGTCTTTGAACGTTTGCCCAAACCATGTATTTTGAATACCAAAGCTGGACCACGTCGTATGGCTTAATCATTGGTGCTACCATGATACTAGATTGGGAGACAGTCTcgtcaatttttttcaaccaGTTTCTCTTATCTAGCAACGATTTAATAAACCTAAAATCTAAACCATCTTCATTAGCGTCTGTGTCATAGTCGACAATTGAGTACTGTGACGTCCAATTATATGGCACTGAGATAGGAAATCTGTCCGGTGTTTCGTCGCTCTTGTCCTTCTCCTCTCTCCAAATGCATTCAGAGACGGGAGTATATTCGGTTTGCCAATCGCCGCTATTCACCACTTGGTACTGTTCCCAATCATAATACGTTTCCTCTGAATCCAAGGCGCCTGCTCTACTCTTGACATTGCCTATGGCCACACGACGAGACACATCATGGAAGATCACGGAGCTGTTTACGATAGCAGGAGCAATCGATTCGACGAATGACACTTGATAAAAGTCTTTAGTCGAAAATACAGTATTAACGCCGTCGTGCGACTCCACCCCTGGTAGCAGAAGCAGGGCATCTAAATCGACCGTAGATGCCGCAGAGGTCAAAGCCGCAAAGACGGAAGAAGCAATTACGATGTATTTACTAAACATTGATTTCGAAGCAGTTACAGAACTTTTCTCTTGAACTTTGAACTTGAAATAGCTTGCCTCCTATTGAGACCATCCTGTATAGAAAGAGATATATTTAGAAGCCGCTACTTAAATATGACTgcaaaacgaaaaaaaactcGTTTATAGGAGAAAAATactaaaaaaggaaaacaaatacaCATTCGAGTATTCTAGCTTTGTTTGCGAAATGCATCGATGGACAAGATAGAAAGAGTGAACTGAAGTAAAGAATATGTGGCGTGTTGCTTTCCTATGATCTGTCAAGATGAGTGCTGCAGATATTCCCCTAGTTTTCATCTGCCCTTCTATGTAACAATAACTTGCAGACTTCCCCAATATGAACTGAGAGCAAAGGGGATAAGAAGGGATTTATCTTGTTTCCATCCCTTTGCCTGGCGTGCTATTGCTCCGCTGATCTTATCGATAGGTGTGGTTCTTGCCTCTAAGATTTGCATTGCCTTTTTCCTAAAGGGAAGGTGGGACAAAACTCATTTTCCCTAAGGGGAAACGTAAAATACCCTTTAGGGAAGAGATAAGGGAAGCTAGTAGATTGACGACGTAAATCTGTCACgagatgaagaagagggCTAGCATCTATATAAGAGAATACATCTCCCTCCATTTGagttaaaaaaatgtttatTTAATGTTgtttctctctttttctttatttcgTTCTTAATGTTAGATCGATAACAGCTAAAACAATTAAAGCTCCCTTTTTAAATCTTATACTTCCGTTAAATAATGCAAATCAAAAACATTGTCGCTGTTCTAGCCACAGTCACTGCTATCCACGCCCAAGCTGGCATTGAACCTAATGCCACTACTCCAAATGCTACGCAGCCAAATGTCACCCAACCAAATACAACTCTTCCCACCGCTTCGGTGACTACGACTGTTTCGATTGGTGACGCCGTTGTTAACACCATGGCGGCTGGTGCCTTTGGGGCAGCAATCGCTGCTGGTGTTGCTTTCTTATTCTAAgaactatttttttcacttttttttttcttctttctaATTTCATAACCGTTGTTCAAAATTGGGGAGCTTTTAACTTTCGTTCCattaaactttttctttgttctttacGTTTGATTCTATTCCAACTATAGTTTATTTTCGTTACTTAATAATTACTAATATTTAATActaaatgtatatatatacgttGTGTGTATGCGCTATTATATTGAACCTCAATTGTTTTACTatacccttttttttctcttcattgttaagaagaaaatgcgTCACTAATTCGAgaattataaaaaaaaaaggtggAAAAGATGTATTCTTTTGTGACAGATGCTAAAGAAAGCTGTTCTGTTCGAAACACACCACATCTGAAATACAACAAGGTAAACCAAGAGCCATTTTTAAATACTTCATCGAATTATGAACCGTATTATTGGGAAAGGCTGTTTGTTTGCGATTGTATTGGCATCACTACTGATCACACAAACGTTGGGCGCCGCTATTGATCCACCAAGGCGACCACATAATGTGAAACCATTCAATAATGGTAAGCCCGAACTTCAAAGAAGAGCAAATGaacctttttttgaaatagaTGTCAAAAGTTTGAACACAAACTCGCCGATATCAGAATTGTGTAAAAAAGATTTGCACATCATTGAATCCTCACaagaactttttcacttaCAAAACCAATGTGAATTTATACTGGGGTCCTTACAAGTCTCAAACTATGACTCTAACATCTTAGACTTGAACAGTTTGAGAGCCATCGGTGGTGATCTGATTATCCAAGATTCGCCTGAACTGATCAGAATCCAGGCTGGAAACTTAAATAAAATCGAAGGGCTCTTCCAATTACAAGGACTAACCTCTTTGGTTTCTGTTGAAATTCCAACCTTGAAATTTTGTCGGTCGCTGGAGTGGAAAGTTGTTCCGATCTTGAACTACGTGTCCATGGATTCTCAGAACATTGAGATTATTAAAGATATTATCATATCGGATACTTCATTAGCCAACATCGAGAACTTCAACAAGGTTCAGGAAATTGATActttcaatatcaataataatagatTTTTAGAAACCATTCATTCGAATGTTAAAACCATCAGGGGACAATTCAGTGTTCATGCCAACGCTAAGGAGCTAGAACTCGAAATGCCACACTTGAGAGAAGTGGAAAACATCACGATTAGAGACACATCTTTAGTCTATCTGCCACAATTGACAAAAGTGAGGAGCTCTTTAGAGTTCATCGAAAACTACTTTTACGAATTGAACCTGAACAATCTGCAAAAAATTGGTGGGACATTAGGAATTATCAACAATGtaaatttaatgaaaattgatttggaaaacgTAACAGACATCCAAGGTGGCCTAATGATTACCGATAACGAATCCCTCGAGGATATTACTTTCCTGCCAAACTTGAAGCAAATTGGAGGTGCCATTTTCTTCGAAggttctttcaaagatatcATGTTCGATAGCTTGAAACTGGTAAAAGGCAGCGCTTTTATTAAGAGTTCATCGAACGTGTTGGATTGCAATAAATGGACAAATCCATCAAATGGAAGGTCAATCATAAGAGGTGGAAAATTCACTTGTATTTCTGGTAAGGAGGAAAATACGCTGAACGTGAAGCAGGATGGTACAATCATAGAAAAAGGCTACAAGGATTTAACGCAGGAAGGGGACGACTCAAAGAGAAGAgtgatttcaaaattcaCAAACTCGGCAAGCCCAAGCAAACAATTGGatctccttcttcttggCACATGCCTTGTTGCTATGTTATTGCTTTAAGATTACTAGCTTAGTATAAcagaaagttttttttgttcttaaTATTAGCtctatctatatatatgaaaagCCATTCGAATCTCtatctttctctttttaaTCAAATATTGTCTTATTCTTGATCAAATAATCATATATGCATGGTGGTAACTCGTCCTCTAAAACCTTCACTTGCCCATTTTTCAGTTTGTTTCTAATCTCAGATGATGAAACATTTCTTAACGCTGGATAATCATTTTGCATGACATGAATCCTAGCCCCCCATTCTTTTGGTATAACTGGTTCAAACTTTCCTTCAAGGATGTCACTAGCATATTTTAATTGCGATTCAGCACTGAGGTGGCAATCGCCCCTCGCCAAGCAATACAATTGACATCCCGACATGAAGCTCTCCATTACATCACTGATTTGTAAGGGGtggtaatatttttcatcaaagatCCTAGCAATTGTATCAAACCCAACTAAGTAGCCTATATTTGTATTGTATCCTTTAGTAAACTGCTCATGTAAAACTTTGTCTTTGTCGATAAATTTCGAAAAGACAGTCAACCCGACAGATACCACAGATTGAGGGAGCTTCTCCTGAAGGTAGTCAGCAAATAAGCACAT comes from Saccharomyces paradoxus chromosome III, complete sequence and encodes:
- the PBN1 gene encoding Pbn1p (Component of glycosylphosphatidylinositol-mannosyltransferase I~similar to YCL052C), with the protein product MVTRHRVTVLYNAPEDIGNHMSQNDTHLTVRGGAGVVLQQRWLLERTESMDESFTRITWRPRADLTRELSVIENELSAGFSVYSNSSKVPERFISNPVYNSFHSEKFDIEQHLPPEVDLNLLWNPENFTYDITVEPSQIQIVEYRLLKQGEEFTIGKVKDEKLEVGIFFVDASDESDVDIGGIRCNWRMDDSKLERCQKTSLLYKQGHIAYNHSPTTTSVYLNQPVGLHPKVMIDLTGFEERPQCMYLMHLQLPLELFVDKFQSSPLLLFGEDDLELPEYSLRDKAWGSESIFELKAGTMNEVTLHSRYIEPSNGEGDRLEVAFDPEVILACDTGDNKVSRNPFYKKGLGYESLFTDDTTFRHLNSTTLLVPIPRPDTNDYSKIKNGTLLCLLISIIYIFSKVFGNNKKRTSVKQE
- the LRE1 gene encoding Lre1p (Protein involved in control of cell wall structure and stress response~similar to YCL051W) produces the protein MPNTHTQHVQISEPNPVNTLSTPSKRGHRHRRSLAISGDFDFLNQPAAIVNLPPPQAAENCPATAPTFVSNTLSPIRYNKFPCKTNEDAGTLDLPEPRFYPLSPKNNLQTPSPRFFISEEPSFSSPVKGVPDAIINLDDALKTKPRSFKSHRRSESAPPDLEVMVGKGDCTASSNSMIKEEEDSLIESETKNEPYQQELPTALLSPLRPSLCVSEQAIDVDDSVLNGSPTHHNHGMQNPNARNSNTFNSLKIKGQKQRYYHYTKQLPLTAGCDSQSPKEQKSAAPATINQAMTPSSLAYTPSKLASTPATPVSYYDSNAGINLEDDNYPLKDTPRYAKDNFPKKCGNSQLNRVLDTDKRHDFSGEARRRRSGSPISHMQHRNLIDNMKGRRNSNTINSIFNYKSQHYEMPYDDMMKNENNNAQSMPFSINGADNESSIGGVTLKEDHAPFQHSPVKSCTPDGKEGINRLKSNDSNEYSTFEGQIRTDSQLSKDILMGEPGDMVDLSSFVTTLRKASNETGDLAFNLSQDDKNDTNNAPKAIHTNNSAAESNESWCISDSALGKQAQDGEVRRKRKSKLGLFRHIFSRK
- the APA1 gene encoding bifunctional AP-4-A phosphorylase/ADP sulfurylase (AP4A phosphorylase~similar to YCL050C), translated to MSIPADIASLISDKYKSAFDNGNLKFIHTETKKTKDPKTSMPYLISHMPSLIEKPERGQTPEGEDPLGKPEEELTVIPELGGANDKSYKLLLNKFPVIPEHTLLVTNEYQHQTDALTPTDLLTAYKLLCALDDEESDKRHMVFYNSGPASGSSLDHKHLQILQMPEKFVTFQDRLCNGKEHFLPTFNTEPLQDAKVSFAHFVLPMPESEEAVDEELLAMCYISILQRALTFFQDWLNENPELKKSYNLMLTKEWICVVPRSKAFSDEMKIGFNSTGYCGMILTKNDEVFSKITEKPELINDILLECGFPNTSGQKPNEYNY
- a CDS encoding uncharacterized protein (similar to YCL049C), producing the protein MFSKYIVIASSVFAALTSAASTVDLDALLLLPGVESHDGVNTVFSTKDFYQVSFVESIAPAIVNSSVIFHDVSRRVAIGNVKSRAGALDSEETYYDWEQYQVVNSGDWQTEYTPVSECIWREEKDKSDETPDRFPISVPYNWTSQYSIVDYDTDANEDGLDFRFIKSLLDKRNWLKKIDETVSQSSIMVAPMIKPYDVVQLWYSKYMVWANVQRQYCSGIYPRGTQCGAWSRYYHVDAPTCDEPIASYMTKMLEDEVQCPNERNATTSEPLRLNNEGGPDFFLAVEEEEEKGSKSLWSSLKEVFSKRS
- a CDS encoding uncharacterized protein (similar to YCL048W), which gives rise to MQIKNIVAVLATVTAIHAQAGIEPNATTPNATQPNVTQPNTTLPTASVTTTVSIGDAVVNTMAAGAFGAAIAAGVAFLF
- the SPS22 gene encoding Sps22p (similar to YCL048W), which gives rise to MNRIIGKGCLFAIVLASLLITQTLGAAIDPPRRPHNVKPFNNGKPELQRRANEPFFEIDVKSLNTNSPISELCKKDLHIIESSQELFHLQNQCEFILGSLQVSNYDSNILDLNSLRAIGGDLIIQDSPELIRIQAGNLNKIEGLFQLQGLTSLVSVEIPTLKFCRSLEWKVVPILNYVSMDSQNIEIIKDIIISDTSLANIENFNKVQEIDTFNINNNRFLETIHSNVKTIRGQFSVHANAKELELEMPHLREVENITIRDTSLVYLPQLTKVRSSLEFIENYFYELNLNNLQKIGGTLGIINNVNLMKIDLENVTDIQGGLMITDNESLEDITFLPNLKQIGGAIFFEGSFKDIMFDSLKLVKGSAFIKSSSNVLDCNKWTNPSNGRSIIRGGKFTCISGKEENTLNVKQDGTIIEKGYKDLTQEGDDSKRRVISKFTNSASPSKQLDLLLLGTCLVAMLLL
- the POF1 gene encoding nicotinamide-nucleotide adenylyltransferase (Nicotinamide mononucleotide-specific adenylyltransferase (NMNAT)~similar to YCL047C) encodes the protein MKAEGSTSASNQNMKKSFEQFRKGNSLFQVIKGPQHLECQKLFVLDSSFNPPHLAHFQLLSQTIKNFKLRDTRSHVLLLLAVNNADKLPKPASFPTRLEMMCLFADYLQEKLPQSVVSVGLTVFSKFIDKDKVLHEQFTKGYNTNIGYLVGFDTIARIFDEKYYHPLQISDVMESFMSGCQLYCLARGDCHLSAESQLKYASDILEGKFEPVIPKEWGARIHVMQNDYPALRNVSSSEIRNKLKNGQVKVLEDELPPCIYDYLIKNKTIFD